Proteins encoded in a region of the Polynucleobacter antarcticus genome:
- a CDS encoding type I restriction-modification system subunit M produces MLDDIKKTLWATADKLRANMDAAEYKHLVLGLIFVKYISDTFAAKQQELNLRLRDPKDEYFFGEANDAQIKAELEQRDYFTEANVFWVPESARWETLRAAAKSTDIGKRIDEALTVIETENPKLKGILDKRYARAQLPDGKMGELVDLISTIGFGDNPSTARDILGQVYEYFLGMFANAEGKRGGQFYTPASIVKTLVAVLSPHEGKVYDPCCGSGGMFVQSEKFIEARGGKIGDVAIYGQEANPTTWRLAAMNLAIRGIDFNLGREPDDTFTKNQHPDLRADFILANPPFNISDWWHGSLMGDPRWVYGEPPQGNANYAWLQHMLYHLKPTGRAGIVLANGSMSSNTNNEGSIRAAMVEADVVEVMVALPNQLFFNTQIPACLWFLVKQKTKRRGEVLFIDARKVGSMISRVQAEFTDEVISKIEQTVAAWRGEGGVYEDIAGFCRSVSLKEIADLGHVLTPGRYVGAEDVEDDDEAFAEKMQKLSEKLGEQMAKGAELDALIRQNLKSLGYDL; encoded by the coding sequence ATGCTGGACGACATTAAAAAGACCCTTTGGGCAACGGCAGACAAGCTACGTGCCAATATGGATGCAGCTGAATATAAGCATCTTGTTCTTGGCTTGATATTTGTTAAGTATATCTCGGATACTTTTGCAGCAAAACAGCAAGAACTTAATCTTCGATTACGCGATCCCAAGGATGAGTATTTCTTTGGCGAGGCAAATGATGCACAAATTAAAGCTGAATTAGAACAGCGAGACTATTTCACCGAAGCAAACGTATTTTGGGTTCCTGAATCCGCTCGTTGGGAAACCCTCAGAGCGGCAGCTAAGTCTACGGATATTGGCAAGCGTATTGATGAAGCCTTAACGGTTATTGAAACTGAAAACCCTAAGCTAAAGGGAATTTTAGATAAACGGTATGCCCGCGCTCAATTGCCTGATGGAAAAATGGGTGAGTTGGTAGATTTAATCTCTACTATTGGCTTTGGCGATAACCCAAGTACTGCTCGTGACATATTGGGGCAGGTTTATGAGTACTTCTTAGGAATGTTTGCTAACGCTGAAGGTAAGCGTGGCGGACAGTTCTATACGCCAGCTTCTATTGTTAAGACTCTAGTTGCAGTTCTCTCGCCGCACGAAGGCAAGGTCTATGACCCTTGCTGTGGTTCTGGTGGAATGTTTGTTCAGTCGGAAAAGTTCATTGAGGCTCGTGGTGGCAAGATCGGTGACGTAGCTATCTATGGACAAGAGGCTAATCCAACTACTTGGCGTTTAGCTGCAATGAATCTAGCTATTCGTGGAATCGACTTTAATTTAGGTCGGGAGCCTGACGACACCTTTACCAAGAATCAACACCCAGATTTACGAGCAGATTTCATCCTTGCCAATCCACCTTTTAATATAAGTGATTGGTGGCACGGTAGCTTAATGGGTGATCCTCGCTGGGTCTATGGCGAGCCTCCACAGGGTAATGCTAACTATGCTTGGTTGCAGCATATGCTGTATCACCTCAAGCCGACTGGACGTGCTGGCATCGTTCTAGCTAATGGAAGTATGAGTAGTAACACTAATAACGAAGGCTCTATTCGAGCTGCAATGGTTGAAGCTGACGTAGTGGAAGTGATGGTTGCATTGCCAAACCAGTTGTTCTTCAACACTCAAATTCCAGCCTGTTTGTGGTTCTTGGTTAAACAAAAAACCAAGCGTAGGGGTGAAGTGCTATTTATTGATGCACGCAAAGTTGGGTCAATGATTAGTCGGGTACAGGCTGAATTTACTGATGAGGTGATATCGAAAATTGAGCAGACTGTTGCGGCTTGGCGTGGTGAAGGTGGCGTATATGAAGATATTGCGGGATTTTGTCGGAGTGTTTCACTGAAAGAAATCGCCGATCTCGGTCACGTATTAACCCCTGGTCGATATGTAGGCGCAGAAGATGTAGAAGATGATGACGAGGCTTTTGCTGAAAAGATGCAAAAACTTTCTGAGAAGTTGGGTGAGCAGATGGCAAAAGGTGCTGAGTTAGATGCATTAATTCGCCAAAATCTTAAGAGCCTTGGATATGATCTCTAA